In one Candidatus Nitronereus thalassa genomic region, the following are encoded:
- a CDS encoding ArsI/CadI family heavy metal resistance metalloenzyme: MKRLHIHVGVSELDQSIRFYSALFNAAPVKIKPGYSKWLLDDPSMNFAISTRVSTQGVDHLGIQVDDAQELEEMRERLKHAGMSVFDEGETVCCFARSDKTWVQDPSGLPWEAYRTMEEVEVFSDKMHHAENACSTPDTSNEAECCEPSPASQACCTT; this comes from the coding sequence ATGAAACGTCTCCATATTCATGTCGGTGTGAGTGAACTTGATCAATCGATTCGTTTTTATAGTGCTTTATTTAATGCTGCACCCGTGAAGATCAAACCTGGCTATTCGAAATGGCTGCTCGACGATCCTTCCATGAATTTTGCCATTTCGACTCGTGTCTCTACCCAGGGCGTTGACCACTTGGGAATTCAGGTGGACGATGCTCAGGAATTAGAGGAGATGCGGGAACGTCTTAAACATGCAGGCATGTCTGTCTTCGATGAAGGGGAAACGGTATGTTGCTTTGCGCGGTCGGATAAAACCTGGGTGCAGGACCCCTCGGGCCTTCCCTGGGAAGCATATCGGACAATGGAGGAAGTGGAGGTGTTCTCCGACAAAATGCATCATGCAGAAAACGCCTGTTCCACACCTGATACGTCGAATGAAGCTGAGTGTTGTGAGCCCTCACCTGCCTCGCAGGCCTGTTGCACCACATGA
- a CDS encoding arsenate reductase ArsC, producing the protein MSVRPFNVLFLCTGNSARSIMAEGLLKFWGKGKFQGYSAGSHPKGEVHPFALDLLTRLDFPTDGLRSKSWEEFAQPTAPKIDFVFTVCDNARVETCPVWPGQPMTAHWGVADPAVVGGDHIQRMQAFRQAFRELENRIKIFTSLPIRYLDSMKLQQTLHEIGQISIEHAQSEPTESHLYKLMKEE; encoded by the coding sequence ATGAGTGTTCGCCCATTCAACGTGTTGTTTCTCTGCACCGGCAATTCAGCGCGGAGCATTATGGCCGAAGGGCTGTTGAAATTTTGGGGGAAAGGAAAATTTCAAGGCTATAGTGCGGGGAGTCATCCTAAAGGCGAGGTGCATCCCTTCGCACTTGATTTGCTCACGCGCTTGGATTTTCCTACTGACGGATTGCGCAGCAAGAGTTGGGAGGAATTTGCCCAACCAACTGCACCAAAAATAGATTTCGTGTTCACTGTCTGTGACAACGCCAGGGTTGAAACCTGTCCCGTGTGGCCTGGCCAGCCGATGACCGCCCATTGGGGCGTAGCTGATCCAGCTGTGGTTGGAGGGGATCACATTCAAAGAATGCAAGCCTTCCGCCAAGCCTTTCGTGAACTGGAAAATCGGATCAAGATTTTTACCAGTTTGCCCATTCGATACTTGGATTCCATGAAGCTCCAACAGACCCTGCATGAAATTGGTCAGATTTCCATCGAGCACGCTCAATCAGAACCGACGGAATCACATCTCTACAAGCTGATGAAGGAAGAATAA
- a CDS encoding HAMP domain-containing sensor histidine kinase yields the protein MTDIGRMKVAILGGGQRTQPLMELLGHLHDIQIVELSPQGSSVEKTSPSSLLGALGNLDSSAPANALLQPHLVIDTTGHLQSSESNSNSSEQSVEVLKGNGAKLLLELAEQEHQVRGQISHTEKLATVGTMVLGIAHDINNPLHVILGFSENLCDEAYSEEIRDQAKEIHQAAKRIITMCQHLTGYARHGQTHPLSIIDLEEQLDESLKIAKYAASFNRVSILKSYSSKARVLAKAEELTQIFVNLVLNAIQAMNGSGTLTLSSVTHQEKICVKIQDTGPGIPPTHLPKIFEPFFTTKPPGKGTGLGLHSVRTLVHKNQGKIFVESEVGQGTCFHLEFPNPSSREGC from the coding sequence ATGACGGACATTGGACGAATGAAAGTCGCCATCCTTGGTGGGGGCCAAAGAACCCAACCTCTTATGGAGTTACTCGGGCATCTTCACGATATCCAAATTGTGGAACTGTCGCCTCAGGGTTCCTCTGTGGAGAAAACTTCTCCTTCTTCCCTTTTAGGGGCTTTGGGCAACCTCGACTCATCGGCTCCGGCCAATGCCTTATTACAGCCTCATCTGGTCATTGATACCACCGGCCACCTTCAGTCGTCAGAATCCAATTCAAACTCGTCCGAACAATCTGTCGAGGTCCTGAAGGGCAACGGCGCCAAGTTATTGTTGGAACTCGCCGAGCAGGAACATCAAGTCCGAGGCCAAATTTCCCATACCGAAAAACTCGCGACAGTTGGGACTATGGTTCTGGGCATTGCGCACGATATTAATAATCCCCTTCATGTGATTCTCGGGTTCAGTGAAAACCTGTGTGACGAGGCTTATTCAGAAGAGATTCGCGACCAGGCCAAAGAAATTCATCAAGCGGCTAAACGGATCATTACCATGTGTCAGCACCTGACCGGGTATGCCCGTCACGGGCAGACCCATCCTCTTTCTATTATTGATCTTGAGGAGCAACTGGATGAATCGTTGAAGATCGCAAAATACGCGGCGTCGTTTAATAGGGTGTCAATCCTCAAATCCTATTCTTCCAAAGCCAGAGTGTTAGCCAAAGCCGAAGAGCTCACTCAAATATTTGTCAATTTGGTCTTAAATGCGATTCAAGCGATGAATGGCTCCGGGACCTTGACCTTATCTTCCGTTACTCACCAAGAAAAGATCTGCGTCAAAATTCAGGATACCGGTCCGGGAATTCCTCCCACGCACCTGCCGAAGATCTTTGAACCCTTTTTCACCACGAAACCTCCTGGAAAGGGTACCGGATTAGGGCTGCACTCCGTGCGAACGCTGGTCCACAAAAATCAAGGAAAAATTTTCGTTGAAAGCGAAGTGGGGCAAGGGACCTGTTTCCACCTGGAATTTCCCAACCCTTCTTCTCGGGAGGGATGTTGA
- a CDS encoding RNA methyltransferase: MKMQINSRGNARFKRWLQLLNSRGVHKHQQFLMFGERVVREILHTQPDRCLELIYPVLWANDLSVPETVTHHCLEGPLFKELDVFGTKTPIAVCRTPEIVDWNQKEAPQGLELLCPLGDPKNVGAVVRTCQALGVQKVILLKEAASPFHPASTRSASGAVLNVEFVKGPSIHDLNHDQILTTLVAMDVSGKNLTTYRWPKHVRLLIGEEGEGLPESSAAEKVAIPMTKGTSSLNAAVAAGMAMYAYRVQHKL, from the coding sequence ATGAAGATGCAAATAAACAGCCGGGGGAATGCCCGTTTTAAACGCTGGCTACAGCTATTAAATTCGCGTGGGGTACATAAGCATCAGCAATTTCTAATGTTTGGAGAACGGGTCGTTCGAGAAATTCTTCACACACAACCGGATCGTTGCCTTGAATTGATCTATCCGGTCTTGTGGGCGAACGATTTATCCGTCCCCGAGACGGTAACTCACCATTGCCTTGAAGGCCCATTGTTTAAGGAATTAGATGTCTTCGGCACCAAGACGCCAATTGCCGTGTGTCGAACTCCGGAGATTGTCGATTGGAACCAAAAGGAGGCTCCCCAGGGACTAGAGTTACTGTGCCCCCTCGGCGACCCAAAAAATGTTGGGGCGGTAGTACGAACCTGCCAGGCATTGGGTGTCCAAAAGGTCATTTTATTGAAGGAAGCCGCGTCTCCCTTTCACCCTGCGTCCACCCGTTCAGCAAGTGGGGCCGTATTGAATGTAGAATTTGTCAAAGGCCCGTCGATCCACGATCTCAACCATGACCAAATACTCACAACGCTTGTAGCAATGGATGTTTCAGGAAAAAACCTAACCACCTATCGATGGCCAAAACATGTGCGCCTATTGATTGGGGAAGAAGGTGAAGGACTGCCGGAAAGTAGTGCTGCCGAGAAGGTTGCCATTCCCATGACGAAGGGCACGTCTTCACTAAACGCTGCAGTGGCGGCAGGGATGGCGATGTATGCCTACCGAGTGCAACACAAATTATGA
- a CDS encoding metalloregulator ArsR/SmtB family transcription factor produces the protein MDIQKALIAFDALSQETRLRVFRLLVEHGSSGAPAGALSEALDIPHNTLSFHLSHMSNAGLVVSQRKGRSIIYSANFEFFTNLIRFMVEDCCSSEMASIRDNKKKQCSIIELAHCCEP, from the coding sequence ATGGACATACAAAAAGCCCTCATTGCCTTTGATGCTCTTTCCCAGGAAACCCGGTTGCGGGTGTTTCGCCTCTTGGTCGAACATGGCTCGAGCGGCGCCCCTGCGGGAGCCTTAAGTGAAGCCCTGGACATTCCGCATAACACGTTATCCTTTCATTTATCCCATATGAGCAACGCGGGCCTTGTTGTCTCGCAGCGTAAGGGTCGTTCCATCATCTACAGCGCGAACTTTGAGTTTTTTACCAACCTCATCCGGTTTATGGTGGAAGATTGTTGCAGTTCTGAAATGGCCAGCATACGAGACAATAAGAAGAAACAATGCAGCATTATTGAGCTTGCCCATTGCTGTGAACCTTAA
- a CDS encoding class I SAM-dependent methyltransferase → MQRVLEPEIMDGEEQVRAYARADFAQENQWFVEQFLEIFQDFREGVVLDLGCGPGDILIRLAQACPSLTLIGVDASGPMINLAQAAIDEANVGDRVRVLCQRFQDIKLPEQADAIISNSLVHHVPNPFQFWYAMKQLGKPGAPVIVMDLLRPETTEEAQALVDQYAANEPEQLRRDFYNSLLAALTEDEVAAHLAEMKMSRLLIDVPDDRHWIVTGRVF, encoded by the coding sequence ATGCAACGAGTGCTTGAGCCAGAAATCATGGATGGAGAGGAGCAAGTCCGAGCCTACGCTCGCGCAGATTTTGCCCAAGAAAATCAATGGTTCGTTGAACAGTTTTTGGAAATTTTCCAAGATTTTCGAGAAGGGGTCGTTCTCGACCTTGGCTGTGGGCCTGGAGATATCCTCATCCGGCTCGCCCAGGCTTGTCCGTCACTCACGTTAATTGGAGTGGATGCCTCTGGCCCCATGATCAATCTGGCGCAGGCAGCCATTGATGAGGCGAACGTCGGTGATCGCGTTCGTGTCCTCTGCCAGAGATTTCAGGACATCAAGCTGCCGGAACAAGCGGATGCCATCATTTCAAATAGTCTCGTCCACCATGTGCCCAATCCATTTCAGTTTTGGTATGCCATGAAACAACTAGGCAAACCAGGGGCTCCAGTTATCGTGATGGATTTATTGCGACCCGAAACCACTGAAGAGGCTCAAGCCTTAGTCGATCAATATGCTGCGAATGAACCGGAACAGCTTCGTCGAGACTTTTACAATTCATTGCTGGCCGCCCTTACCGAAGACGAAGTGGCCGCCCATTTGGCCGAAATGAAGATGAGCCGACTGTTAATCGATGTGCCAGATGATCGACATTGGATAGTCACAGGCCGAGTGTTTTAG
- a CDS encoding histidine phosphatase family protein, giving the protein MNPLFFLKQLCYVLMLGACFLTLHSATSLAAENESWLENACPSWSNLSKVQQKALQDGLKTRKGFVLLFRHFEKDREHCKDDQWIPLTTDGLKKAYNSGEILNRNMEIEHAVASPWKRTTDTASLLVLFKKKVDPSDDFKPRFGDFNNLADELWKRSKQNPDTNVLAVGHSGKINAFLRNNDEGNRQVGLEEGWSAILRPVVQKKQFFCDVMIRPDEWPGLFPAKE; this is encoded by the coding sequence ATGAACCCTCTCTTTTTTTTAAAACAATTATGCTATGTGCTGATGTTAGGTGCATGTTTTCTTACACTCCACTCTGCTACCTCTCTTGCTGCTGAAAATGAGAGCTGGCTAGAAAATGCATGCCCAAGTTGGAGTAATCTTAGTAAAGTGCAACAGAAAGCATTACAGGACGGCCTCAAAACCAGGAAGGGCTTTGTCTTACTCTTTCGTCATTTTGAAAAAGATAGGGAGCACTGCAAGGACGATCAATGGATACCACTAACGACCGATGGTTTGAAGAAAGCCTATAATTCGGGAGAAATATTAAATCGAAATATGGAAATAGAACATGCCGTGGCGAGTCCTTGGAAACGAACAACCGACACTGCCAGTTTACTTGTCCTATTCAAAAAGAAAGTCGACCCGAGTGATGATTTTAAACCCAGATTTGGAGATTTTAATAATCTGGCAGATGAACTTTGGAAAAGGTCAAAACAAAATCCCGATACCAATGTTCTAGCGGTGGGCCACAGCGGGAAGATAAACGCTTTCCTCAGAAATAACGATGAAGGAAATCGTCAAGTGGGTCTAGAAGAAGGATGGTCAGCCATCCTACGTCCAGTTGTTCAGAAGAAACAATTCTTTTGTGACGTAATGATTAGGCCAGACGAATGGCCAGGTTTATTTCCAGCAAAAGAGTAA
- a CDS encoding DUF3365 domain-containing protein, whose protein sequence is MKKWLNHKVFLEVVLVVMLVGMSLNLSHGEKSSSESNHQMKGISPERVADFVHDIVEADRTVYSTFIVERLQKKNILHASEHWENQDALPLPAQLLQKAGKLVAEKGRGIRYRLVSMWPIYERNGPVTEFEREGLQAVSDNPNKPFTGVITSGKLRYYQAIYADKAITKACVECHNTHRLSPKRDFQLNDVMGAIVITIPLDE, encoded by the coding sequence ATGAAAAAATGGCTCAATCATAAAGTATTCTTAGAAGTCGTGCTTGTTGTAATGTTGGTCGGGATGTCCCTGAATTTGTCGCATGGCGAAAAAAGTTCAAGCGAATCGAATCATCAAATGAAGGGCATTTCTCCTGAACGAGTTGCCGACTTTGTGCACGATATTGTCGAGGCCGATCGAACCGTGTATTCAACGTTTATTGTAGAGCGTTTGCAGAAAAAGAATATTTTGCACGCGTCTGAACATTGGGAAAACCAAGATGCGCTTCCACTTCCCGCTCAGCTGTTACAAAAAGCCGGAAAACTGGTGGCGGAAAAAGGAAGAGGTATTCGATACCGACTGGTCAGCATGTGGCCAATTTATGAACGAAATGGTCCGGTCACGGAATTTGAGCGAGAGGGATTACAGGCGGTGAGTGACAACCCCAATAAGCCCTTTACGGGAGTCATCACGAGTGGCAAACTTCGATATTACCAAGCCATTTATGCAGATAAAGCCATTACGAAAGCTTGTGTAGAATGCCATAATACCCATCGATTAAGTCCGAAACGCGACTTTCAGTTGAATGACGTCATGGGCGCGATTGTGATTACCATTCCCCTGGACGAGTAA
- a CDS encoding symmetrical bis(5'-nucleosyl)-tetraphosphatase produces the protein MATYAIGDIQGCLASFQKLLRQIAFDPDTDRLWLVGDLVNRGPDSLGVLRFVKSLGPSCVTVLGNHDLHLLAIHAGIASLHKKDTLQPILDAPDCEELLHWLRHQPLLHRESLYVLVHAGILPQWSIEQAMELAHEVEGALRSDFYQDPLAALYRSRVCKWREDLSIYERLGFTTNVLTRMRVCSSKGRIDLSFKGEPKYSPTGFSPWYLLPPDCPRTETIIFGHWSALGELVHEKHIGIDGGCIWGKELMAFCLDDRSIYRVACSS, from the coding sequence ATGGCCACCTACGCCATCGGCGACATCCAAGGATGTCTGGCTTCCTTTCAAAAGCTTCTTCGCCAAATCGCATTCGACCCTGACACTGATCGCCTTTGGTTAGTGGGTGATCTCGTCAATCGCGGTCCGGATTCGTTGGGAGTATTGCGGTTTGTCAAAAGCCTGGGGCCATCGTGCGTGACGGTGCTTGGTAATCACGATCTCCATCTTCTTGCCATTCATGCGGGCATTGCCTCGCTTCATAAAAAGGATACCCTCCAACCGATTCTCGATGCTCCCGATTGCGAGGAACTCCTTCATTGGTTGAGACACCAACCACTCCTGCATCGGGAGTCTCTCTATGTCTTGGTCCATGCGGGGATTTTGCCTCAATGGTCTATTGAGCAGGCCATGGAGTTGGCCCATGAAGTTGAAGGGGCGCTTCGATCCGATTTTTATCAAGATCCATTGGCCGCACTATATCGAAGTCGGGTTTGTAAATGGAGAGAAGATCTATCCATCTATGAACGTTTAGGGTTTACCACGAATGTGTTGACAAGAATGCGAGTGTGTTCTTCAAAAGGTCGAATCGACCTGTCGTTTAAGGGCGAGCCAAAATATTCTCCAACAGGCTTCTCTCCATGGTATCTTCTTCCGCCAGATTGCCCTAGAACAGAGACGATTATCTTTGGGCATTGGTCTGCCTTGGGTGAACTGGTTCACGAGAAGCACATTGGCATTGATGGCGGTTGCATTTGGGGCAAGGAATTGATGGCCTTTTGCCTCGATGACCGAAGCATTTATCGAGTGGCATGTTCCTCGTAA
- a CDS encoding ATP-binding protein, with amino-acid sequence MDPFQYKQQAAHRRQGLKKKIILSILIVGILPLVIGQIMSFYKGREEILEVNGDNFQALAIETARGLDLTLMEEVAQAERIAAEPEMIRELEARRDALSTLDPEQLIQLSAQAHEAWRHQTPSLVEEITQGPLALILHQYYLRTFQSSGRATAALPRSSTRALFVTDIAGRLVASLNTNVEFLHADQPWWKGAFHSGAGKPYLGAVSFHKDLGTHTIALSIPILDSIRYQAVGILHRVYDVTEFFAPTIESIQFGETGHVMLVDSQGTVIYCPVLETGSRLSLTELPSSMVADQSGWTQTAGDGHDGHTTSIIGFAALQGTNRITTSSTQTSWHTFVWKHPDELFAPIQHLQIWNGIFGLIAISLLIALGAMAAERIVNPIRRLQDAARLIGKGELVEPLNIQTGDEIQELAEEVNRMNQQLVSAMGGLRSEVESKTQEMLDLQESTSKILHNVPTPVILLDSQERVTYLNQAGREALGWNMDTLESLKLFDLLPVKEPIQQKLREELNAQSTGTEEAQNHHMANGHKEKFALKDPLSADLDLESELPKNMLEINDRMFWYDWFFIKARFPEKGAIGLVLRDATEESLVQEQLAYREKISSLGILSSGIGHELNNPLVGVIGLGEAIQEEENLTQAKTLAKEIVQHGQRMANVIRNISGQVRGQAQGQVRDVLVVDEIGKAWELVKESLNPSSITVNTAYQCNSAIRAQPEEIRQIFVNVLTNSVQAMEGKGSLSLSTHCSDELITISIQDSGPGIPKAHVSKIFDPFFTTKRQGEGSGLGLTIARRIISRYHGSIQMTSPEHQGTVCLISFPTQGKVKREEGDHEKMAQS; translated from the coding sequence ATGGATCCCTTCCAATATAAGCAACAGGCTGCGCACAGACGGCAAGGCCTCAAGAAAAAAATCATTTTGTCTATTTTGATCGTGGGCATCCTTCCTTTGGTCATTGGCCAAATTATGTCTTTTTATAAAGGACGCGAGGAAATTCTCGAAGTGAATGGAGATAATTTTCAGGCCTTGGCCATAGAAACGGCGCGAGGTCTTGACTTGACTCTCATGGAAGAAGTCGCGCAAGCCGAACGCATTGCAGCTGAACCGGAAATGATACGGGAATTGGAAGCCCGTCGTGATGCGCTCTCCACTTTGGACCCGGAACAGCTTATTCAGCTGTCGGCCCAAGCCCATGAAGCATGGAGGCACCAAACTCCTTCGTTAGTCGAAGAAATCACGCAAGGGCCTTTAGCGTTGATTCTTCATCAATATTATCTGCGAACCTTCCAGAGTTCAGGCCGCGCGACGGCTGCCTTGCCACGGTCATCCACTCGTGCGCTGTTTGTCACCGATATTGCCGGACGGCTCGTCGCCAGTTTGAACACCAATGTAGAGTTTTTGCATGCTGACCAACCGTGGTGGAAGGGGGCGTTCCACAGTGGAGCGGGGAAGCCGTATTTGGGAGCCGTGTCATTTCACAAGGACCTCGGGACCCACACGATTGCTCTTTCCATTCCCATATTGGATAGCATTCGGTATCAAGCCGTCGGCATTCTTCATCGGGTTTATGATGTCACCGAATTTTTTGCACCAACGATTGAGAGCATTCAATTTGGCGAGACTGGTCATGTCATGCTGGTCGACAGTCAAGGGACGGTCATCTATTGCCCCGTGTTGGAAACTGGGTCTCGTCTTTCTTTAACCGAACTTCCTTCTTCGATGGTGGCGGACCAATCAGGGTGGACTCAGACGGCGGGGGATGGCCATGATGGCCACACGACGTCCATCATCGGATTTGCCGCCTTACAGGGGACGAATCGCATCACGACTTCTTCAACTCAAACCTCCTGGCATACTTTTGTGTGGAAACATCCCGATGAACTTTTTGCCCCGATTCAGCATCTCCAAATCTGGAACGGGATATTTGGCCTCATTGCGATCAGCCTGCTTATTGCCTTAGGGGCGATGGCCGCCGAACGCATTGTGAACCCGATTCGTCGGCTTCAAGATGCGGCGCGTCTTATTGGAAAGGGTGAGTTGGTAGAACCTCTCAACATTCAGACGGGCGATGAAATCCAAGAGTTGGCGGAAGAAGTGAATCGCATGAATCAACAGTTGGTCAGTGCCATGGGCGGCCTTCGAAGCGAAGTGGAATCTAAAACCCAAGAAATGTTGGATTTGCAAGAGTCTACATCCAAAATTCTTCATAACGTACCCACTCCGGTAATCCTTCTCGACTCCCAGGAACGGGTGACTTATCTCAATCAGGCCGGACGAGAGGCGCTGGGGTGGAACATGGACACGTTGGAGAGTTTGAAACTTTTCGATCTTCTCCCGGTCAAGGAGCCCATTCAGCAAAAGCTTCGAGAAGAGCTCAATGCCCAATCCACAGGAACCGAGGAAGCCCAAAACCATCACATGGCCAATGGCCATAAGGAAAAATTCGCACTGAAAGATCCTTTGTCAGCAGATTTAGATTTGGAGTCTGAGCTTCCAAAGAATATGCTTGAAATCAATGATCGAATGTTCTGGTATGACTGGTTTTTCATAAAAGCACGATTTCCTGAAAAAGGGGCAATTGGTCTGGTCCTTCGAGACGCGACGGAAGAAAGCCTGGTGCAGGAACAATTAGCCTATAGGGAAAAAATCTCGAGTTTAGGCATTCTTTCTTCGGGGATTGGCCATGAGCTAAACAATCCATTGGTTGGGGTCATTGGATTGGGGGAAGCGATTCAGGAAGAAGAAAACCTTACGCAAGCGAAAACCTTGGCCAAGGAAATTGTTCAGCATGGGCAGCGAATGGCCAACGTCATTCGAAACATTTCCGGTCAAGTTCGCGGACAAGCCCAAGGGCAGGTCCGGGACGTTCTGGTGGTTGACGAAATTGGGAAAGCTTGGGAACTCGTTAAGGAAAGTCTGAATCCGTCGTCCATCACGGTAAATACGGCTTACCAATGCAACTCAGCAATTCGCGCACAACCAGAAGAAATCCGCCAGATATTCGTGAATGTCTTAACCAACTCGGTCCAAGCCATGGAGGGAAAGGGGTCCCTGTCCCTATCAACTCATTGTTCGGATGAGCTTATTACGATTTCCATACAAGATTCAGGGCCCGGCATTCCCAAGGCGCATGTGTCCAAAATTTTCGACCCTTTCTTTACTACCAAACGCCAAGGAGAGGGATCGGGACTCGGGCTCACCATTGCCCGTAGAATTATTTCGAGATACCACGGATCCATTCAGATGACCAGTCCTGAACATCAAGGAACCGTGTGTCTCATTTCCTTTCCCACTCAGGGGAAAGTGAAACGAGAGGAGGGCGACCATGAAAAAATGGCTCAATCATAA
- the arsB gene encoding ACR3 family arsenite efflux transporter: MSVACEPLSQETQHTPLGPFERFLTVWVGLCILVGIGLGHFFPSVFHVLGQWEVAQVNIPIAVLIWLMMVPMLLKIDFAALHHVTNHWKGIGVTLFINWAVKPFSMAVLGWFFIRIVFDPYLPMDQQDDYIAGLILLAAAPCTAMVFVWSHLSKGEPHFTLTQVALNDLIMIVAFAPIVGLLLGLSAITVPWETLFLSVGLYIVIPVAFAQWWRRSLLHHGGTQKLGHVLSRMHPISLVALLATLVVLFGFQGEQILAQPLIIAMLAVPILIQVYLNSGLSYILNRTFGVAHCVAAPSALIGASNFFELAVATAIVLFGFNSGAALATVVGVLVEVPVMLSVVAIVNQTKVWYEQGSHVHAPLPRT, translated from the coding sequence ATGAGCGTGGCATGTGAACCACTGTCCCAGGAAACTCAGCACACGCCCCTTGGCCCATTTGAGCGATTCTTAACGGTATGGGTCGGACTGTGTATTTTGGTTGGCATTGGGCTTGGCCACTTTTTCCCTTCCGTATTTCATGTTCTGGGGCAGTGGGAAGTGGCGCAAGTAAACATTCCGATAGCTGTCCTTATCTGGCTTATGATGGTACCGATGCTGCTCAAGATTGACTTTGCGGCCCTCCACCACGTGACCAATCATTGGAAAGGTATCGGCGTCACGCTGTTCATCAACTGGGCGGTCAAGCCATTTTCCATGGCGGTGCTTGGGTGGTTTTTCATTCGGATCGTGTTCGACCCGTATCTTCCCATGGACCAACAAGACGACTATATCGCGGGATTAATTCTGTTGGCCGCTGCCCCGTGTACCGCCATGGTGTTTGTTTGGAGTCACCTCTCGAAGGGGGAACCTCATTTCACCCTGACCCAGGTGGCCTTGAATGACCTGATAATGATTGTTGCCTTTGCTCCGATTGTTGGCCTTTTGCTGGGATTATCCGCGATTACCGTACCCTGGGAGACGCTATTTCTTTCGGTGGGTCTTTACATCGTGATTCCCGTGGCCTTTGCCCAGTGGTGGCGACGCAGCCTTTTACATCATGGCGGCACACAAAAACTTGGGCACGTGTTGTCCCGTATGCATCCCATTTCCTTGGTAGCGTTGTTAGCTACCCTTGTGGTGTTATTTGGATTTCAAGGCGAACAAATTTTGGCGCAGCCGCTGATCATTGCCATGTTGGCTGTGCCCATTCTGATTCAAGTCTATTTGAATTCCGGCCTTTCTTATATCTTAAACAGGACATTCGGGGTGGCGCATTGCGTCGCAGCTCCTTCGGCCTTAATCGGAGCCAGTAATTTTTTTGAATTGGCTGTCGCCACAGCAATTGTGCTATTTGGCTTTAATTCGGGAGCGGCGCTGGCTACGGTGGTTGGCGTCCTAGTAGAGGTCCCTGTCATGTTGTCGGTCGTCGCCATCGTGAATCAAACAAAGGTCTGGTATGAACAGGGATCTCATGTTCATGCTCCCCTGCCAAGGACCTAA
- a CDS encoding response regulator, with amino-acid sequence MVTEHSSTQQPQGHTNADGSDSGKSSAPQNAPRSSAIFSGSKTLGTVLVVDDEPDVRKVIRMTLEKSGYHVIEAEDGDQAIKVLNAGENPILVDTIITDIRMPKINGVEAINYFQQQYPSMPLVVLTGYPDLDMATSFMTSGIVDYLVKPVEKEKLKATVAKAIEQRQISFM; translated from the coding sequence ATGGTTACAGAACATTCATCAACTCAACAACCTCAAGGTCACACCAATGCTGACGGGTCTGATTCGGGTAAGTCGTCTGCTCCTCAAAACGCGCCGAGGTCTTCAGCAATTTTTTCAGGTTCAAAAACCTTAGGGACGGTGTTAGTCGTGGATGACGAACCTGATGTCAGGAAGGTCATTCGAATGACGCTTGAAAAGAGTGGCTATCACGTCATTGAAGCGGAAGATGGGGACCAGGCCATCAAGGTTCTCAACGCCGGGGAAAACCCTATTTTGGTCGATACAATTATTACGGACATTCGTATGCCCAAAATCAATGGGGTGGAAGCCATCAACTATTTCCAACAGCAGTACCCCAGTATGCCCTTGGTCGTACTCACGGGGTATCCGGATTTAGATATGGCAACATCTTTTATGACCAGCGGCATTGTGGACTATCTCGTGAAGCCGGTTGAAAAAGAAAAGTTGAAAGCCACGGTGGCCAAGGCCATTGAACAACGTCAAATTTCTTTTATGTAA